Part of the Flavobacterium sp. KS-LB2 genome is shown below.
ATGGGGCTTTTGATAATGAACCTATTACTTTTGAGCTTATATCCGATCAGGTGGATAAGTATGCTGTTTCTTCTGAGAGTATTAATAGTAGACAAAGTATTATTTTTGAGGAAGTAGAGGATTTTATTGAGCATATAATGGAAGTTACTTCTCCTTCAGGATATCATTTTCCTGCTGGTTTCGAAGTGAAATCTGGAAATCTTTATGGACCTAAAATTGAGGTTCGTATGGAATGGTTCAAAAGAAAAATGGGATATGTTTTTGATCAATTTTATTTAAAAACCAATACAAGTCCAGAAAATCTCATACATGTTACTTGCTCGGGTTATTCTTCGCCAAGTGTCGCTCAAGAGGCAGTAATAGATAGGGATTGGGAAACGGTACAAGTTACGCATTCCTATCACATGGGCTGTTATGGAGCTTTTCCGGCAATTCGTACAGGAAGAAGTTTGCTGTGTGCCAGTTCAACTAAAGGTAGGGTAGATGTGGTTCACACAGAATTATTATCAGCACATTTAAACCTGACTGAATTTTCGAATTCAAATATTATGATTTGTTCCCTTTTCGCAGATGGATTTATTGGGTATTCCTTGTTCGATGAAGAATCTTTTTTGAATGATGATGCATTTCCAGAGAAAAAAGGACTACGAATTTTAGCGGCTCATGAAGTCATCATACCAGATTCGTTAGAGGATATGTCTTGGGATTTAGGAGAATATAATTTTTTAATGACGTTGTCTAAGCGAGTG
Proteins encoded:
- a CDS encoding 3-oxoacyl-[acyl-carrier-protein] synthase III C-terminal domain-containing protein; translation: MKNVILSNFHPILVGKLIDQKKLNQYTKFLYYHFQNLPKFGLTGNGAFDNEPITFELISDQVDKYAVSSESINSRQSIIFEEVEDFIEHIMEVTSPSGYHFPAGFEVKSGNLYGPKIEVRMEWFKRKMGYVFDQFYLKTNTSPENLIHVTCSGYSSPSVAQEAVIDRDWETVQVTHSYHMGCYGAFPAIRTGRSLLCASSTKGRVDVVHTELLSAHLNLTEFSNSNIMICSLFADGFIGYSLFDEESFLNDDAFPEKKGLRILAAHEVIIPDSLEDMSWDLGEYNFLMTLSKRVPVFIRKNIKPFLTTLCNKGNVNLEDQKGNMHFAIHPGGPKIIDYVIDAIGLAKEQANWSYEILRRQGNMSSATIPHIFNEIINDSNIESGKKIVAMAFGPGLTATGLLLEKL